One Acinetobacter colistiniresistens DNA segment encodes these proteins:
- a CDS encoding NAD-dependent epimerase/dehydratase family protein: MHILFIGYGKTSQRVAKHLFEQGHHISTISRSEKTDCYATHYLQDIHQLDLTRLPPIDVVYVLLAPAQSGIEAYQQTYVETIVPMVEALKTHPVQRIVIVSSTRVYGENAGERIDDESEIRPADAQGHVLRKMELLWQAHYPQQSIIVRPTGIYGSSIVRLKKMAEQSQTYPAVHFSNRIHIDDLAKFLALLINLSKVEKSYIVSNNQPLAMHEILLWFQQQLNLPALKLLSQQPTGKRIYATRLVETGFRFDHLICFNDYAAALLAHSNEE; the protein is encoded by the coding sequence ATGCATATTTTATTTATTGGTTATGGTAAAACATCTCAGCGTGTTGCTAAACACTTATTTGAGCAAGGTCACCACATTAGCACAATTAGTCGCAGTGAAAAAACAGATTGTTACGCGACGCATTATCTTCAGGATATTCACCAACTTGATTTAACCAGGCTACCGCCTATTGATGTGGTCTATGTACTGCTTGCACCTGCACAAAGTGGGATTGAGGCTTATCAGCAGACTTATGTTGAGACTATCGTACCGATGGTTGAAGCGCTCAAAACCCATCCTGTACAGCGTATTGTGATTGTCTCCTCAACTCGGGTCTATGGCGAAAATGCGGGGGAGCGGATAGATGATGAATCCGAGATTCGACCTGCGGATGCACAAGGGCATGTGCTTCGTAAGATGGAGTTACTGTGGCAAGCGCATTATCCACAGCAAAGCATTATTGTTCGCCCCACTGGAATTTATGGCAGTTCAATTGTCCGATTAAAAAAAATGGCTGAACAGAGCCAGACCTACCCAGCTGTGCATTTTAGTAATCGAATTCATATTGATGATTTGGCCAAGTTCTTAGCTTTATTGATTAATTTGTCTAAAGTTGAAAAGAGCTATATTGTCAGTAACAATCAGCCATTAGCCATGCATGAAATTCTGTTATGGTTTCAGCAACAGTTAAATTTACCTGCTTTAAAACTCTTGTCACAACAACCTACAGGCAAACGGATTTATGCAACCCGATTAGTTGAAACAGGATTCCGATTTGACCATTTGATTTGCTTTAATGACTATGCAGCGGCGTTATTGGCACATAGTAATGAAGAATAA
- a CDS encoding putative solute-binding protein, with product MRKIICMILFGWITTSSWATEQSWCVFDPLNTQGDISRRLQDIRLYALQNQVQLKFQTFKDEKEAIQAFDQGKCSGLVASNFNTYRYNQFMGTTGGIGLIPNNRVARVFLQLLNNKNVEKRMVGTNYEVLGMIPIGTAYMIMNTQQINKVSQLKNKTIGILENNPPQQALVQSVGAKPVYVDFSNAVDSFKQKKIDILAAPAYGILPYNLKKEFGESTQVVNFPVAYFAMNIVIRPQAYPKGFGRLVRSWFVRNSSILAAQAIQWENHLPAYYWADISSYEKQGYDAMVVKISKRYVDSGYYDAYFVELIRRLRCLDDPKYLECRNK from the coding sequence ATGAGAAAAATAATTTGCATGATCCTATTTGGATGGATCACCACCAGTAGTTGGGCGACAGAGCAGTCATGGTGTGTCTTTGATCCTTTAAATACACAGGGTGATATTAGTCGTCGCTTACAAGATATTCGTCTGTATGCACTCCAAAATCAAGTTCAACTGAAATTTCAAACCTTTAAGGATGAAAAAGAGGCGATACAGGCCTTTGATCAGGGTAAATGTTCAGGTCTGGTCGCGTCGAACTTTAATACCTATCGCTATAATCAGTTTATGGGGACAACCGGGGGGATTGGACTGATTCCGAATAATCGTGTTGCTCGTGTATTCCTGCAGTTATTAAATAATAAAAATGTTGAAAAGCGTATGGTGGGCACGAACTATGAAGTGCTTGGTATGATCCCGATTGGTACAGCCTATATGATCATGAATACGCAACAGATTAATAAAGTGTCTCAGCTAAAGAATAAAACCATTGGGATTCTGGAGAATAATCCACCACAGCAGGCACTGGTACAGAGTGTTGGCGCCAAACCTGTCTATGTTGATTTTTCTAATGCGGTAGATTCTTTTAAGCAGAAAAAAATTGATATTTTGGCTGCACCTGCGTATGGGATATTGCCGTATAACTTGAAAAAAGAATTCGGTGAATCAACTCAAGTGGTCAACTTCCCAGTCGCTTACTTTGCGATGAATATCGTGATTCGACCACAAGCCTACCCAAAGGGCTTTGGTCGACTGGTACGGTCCTGGTTTGTACGCAATAGCAGTATACTGGCTGCGCAAGCCATTCAATGGGAAAACCATTTACCTGCTTATTATTGGGCTGATATTTCAAGCTATGAAAAGCAGGGCTATGATGCCATGGTGGTCAAGATTAGCAAGCGTTATGTCGATTCGGGCTATTACGATGCCTATTTTGTTGAACTGATTAGACGATTACGTTGTTTGGATGATCCCAAATATCTGGAATGCCGCAATAAATAG